The proteins below come from a single Diceros bicornis minor isolate mBicDic1 chromosome 3, mDicBic1.mat.cur, whole genome shotgun sequence genomic window:
- the LOC131393476 gene encoding olfactory receptor 2T29-like — protein MDNNSWMANHTAPSDFILVGIFSQSQHPALLCVVIFMVFLIALSGNSILILLIYSDAHLHTAMYFFISQLSFMDMMYISVTVPKMLIDKVMDVNKISAPECGVQMFFYVTLAGSEFFLLAAMAYDCYVAICHPLHYPILMNHRVCVFLVSGCWFLGSVDGFMLTSITMTFPFCRSREIQHFFCEVPAVMKLSCLDISLYETLMYLCCVLMLLIPVIVISSSYTFIILTIYRMNSAEGRKKAFTTCSSHMTVVILFYGAAVYTYMLPSSYHTPEKDMVVSVFYTILTPVLNPLIYSLRNKDVIGALKKMLKVGSVFQETIK, from the coding sequence ATGGACAACAACTCCTGGATGGCCAACCATACTGCACCGTCGGATTTCATCCTGGTGGGAATCTTCAGTCAATCCCAGCACCCAGCTCTCCTTTGTGTGGTTATTTTTATGGTTTTCCTGATAGCCTTGTCTGGAAACAGCATCCTGATCCTTCTGATATACTCTGATGCCCACCTTCACACTGCCATGTACTTTTTCATCAGCCAGTTGTCTTTCATGGACATGATGTACATTTCTGTCACTGTGCCCAAGATGCTCATTGACAAGGTCATGGATGTAAATAAGATCTCAGCCCCTGAATGTGGGGTACAGATGTTCTTCTATGTGACACTAGCAGGTTCTGAATTTTTCCTTCTAGCTGCCATGGCCTATGActgctatgtggccatctgccaTCCACTCCATTATCCCATTCTCATGAACCACAGGGTGTGTGTCTTCTTAGTGTCTGGCTGCTGGTTCCTGGGATCTGTGGATGGCTTCATGCTCACATCCATCACCATGACCTTCCCCTTCTGCAGATCCCGGGAGATCCAACATTTCTTCTGTGAGGTCCCTGCTGTAATGAAGCTCTCCTGCTTGGACATCTCTCTCTATGAGACACTCATGTACCTGTGCTGTGTACTCATGCTCCTCATCCCTGTGATAGTCATTTCAAGCTCCTATACTTTCATCATCCTCACCATCTACAGGATGAACTCAGCAGAGGGGCGGAAGAAGGCCTTCACCACTTGTTCTTCCCACATGACTGTGGTCATCCTCTTTTATGGGGCTGCTGTCTACACCTACATGCTACCCAGCTCCTACCACACTCCTGAGAAGGATATGGTTGTATCTGTCTTTTACACCATACTCACTCCTGTTCTAAACCCTTTAATCTATAGTCTTAGGAATAAGGATGTCATAGGCGctttaaagaaaatgttgaaGGTGGGATCTGTCTTTCAGGAAACTATAAAGTGA
- the LOC131422828 gene encoding olfactory receptor 2T33-like codes for MENANDTTRINFILLGLFNHTQTHLFLFSMVLMIFLTSLVGNALMIVLIYEDPRLHMPMYFLLSQLSLMDMMLVSTIVPKMAANYLMDNRSISPTGCGVQIFLFVSLGGGECFLLAAMAYDRYVAVCHPLRYPILMNQKLCLHMTAGSWLLGGVDGLMQAGATLSFPYCRSREINHFFCEAPSLVRLACADHKLFEIFMYVCCILMLLIPLSLILASYTLILAAVLRMQSTVARKKAFATCSSHLAVVGLFYGTLMFIYMRPKSFRSVARDKLVSAFYTIFTPVLNPLMYSVRNKEVTGALRKWLKRYFL; via the coding sequence ATGGAAAATGCAAATGACACCACAAGGATAAACTTCATTCTTCTAGGGCTTTTTAACCACACGCAGAcccatctcttcctcttttccatgGTGctcatgatcttcctcacctctCTGGTGGGCAATGCCCTCATGATTGTGCTCATCTATGAGGACCCCCGGCTGCACATGCCCATGTACTTCCTGCTTAGCCAGCTCTCCCTCATGGACATGATGCTGGTCTCCACCATTGTCCCCAAAATGGCAGCCAACTACCTGATGGACAACAGGTCCATCTCTCCCACTGGCTGTGGAGTTCAGATCTTTCTGTTTGTCAGTCTGGGTGGGGGCGAGTGCTTCCTCTTAGCagccatggcctatgaccgctacgTGGCCGTATGTCACCCTCTGCGCTACCCCATCCTCATGAATCAGAAGCTCTGCTTGCACATGACAGCAGGCTCCTGGCTTCTGGGAGGGGTAGATGGCCTGATGCAGGCTGGTGCCACTCTGAGCTTCCCTTACTGCCGCTCTCGGGAAATCAACCACTTCTTTTGTGAGGCACCCTCACTCGTGCGACTTGCCTGTGCAGACCACAAGCTTTTTGAGATTTTCATGTATGTCTGCTGCATCCTGATGCTCTTGATCCCTCTGTCTCTCATTTTGGCGTCCTACACTCTCATCCTGGCTGCTGTGCTCCGCATGCAGTCCACTGTGGCCCGAAAGAAAGCCTTTGCCACCTGCTCATCTCACCTGGCTGTCGTGGGGCTCTTCTACGGCACCCTCATGTTTATCTACATGCGCCCCAAGTCCTTCCGTTCAGTGGCTCGTGACAAGTTGGTCTCTGCTTTTTACACCATCTTTACACCTGTGTTGAACCCCCTCATGTACAGTGTGAGGAATAAAGAAGTCACGGGGGCTTTGAGAAAGTGGCTGAAGAGATATTTTTTGTGA